From the Candidatus Zixiibacteriota bacterium genome, one window contains:
- a CDS encoding cytochrome ubiquinol oxidase subunit I, which translates to MVLRPVRHGAVTAGFWPGHMDYPIFDLGPFGPSTLIAVVAIIHVVIAQFAVGFGIATPWLEARALRRNDTILLDFLRRYARFLILFSFVAGAITGVGIWFVVGLISPETIALLLRQFVWGWATEWVFFIVEILSGYIYYFYWDRMDPKTHVRIGVIYGIAAWGSLLIINGILAFMLTPGDWLTTRSFWDGWLNPGVWPSLVLRTISSLALAGLFIAVVANIKPGDEVEKRRHVINEGSIFLVPLALMLPVSIWFFAVSPAPATRLVLGGAVAMTMFFMFGLVASTLIGLYAYWGLLKNRRSVHLETALLLTAIALIATGAMEYMREGMRKPYVVYGYMYANGLTQAQMQTINQSGFFATQPVIAQGINPDRLSPVERGRLIFRGQCGRCHTIDGYNAIRPLVESWTPEMIRDNTRQLQRLRGFMPPFAGTDADLEDLVAYLSTLRSAQWSATVSQREAGQ; encoded by the coding sequence ATGGTCCTGCGGCCGGTCCGCCATGGGGCTGTGACCGCGGGATTCTGGCCGGGGCATATGGACTATCCCATCTTCGACTTGGGACCCTTCGGACCGTCGACGTTGATCGCGGTCGTGGCGATCATCCATGTCGTCATTGCCCAGTTCGCCGTCGGCTTCGGCATTGCGACCCCGTGGCTGGAGGCACGGGCGCTCCGCCGCAACGACACCATCCTGTTGGACTTCCTGCGTCGGTATGCCCGCTTTTTGATCCTCTTTTCGTTTGTCGCCGGGGCGATCACCGGTGTCGGGATCTGGTTCGTCGTCGGGCTGATCTCACCCGAGACGATCGCTTTGCTCTTGCGTCAATTCGTCTGGGGTTGGGCGACCGAGTGGGTCTTCTTTATCGTGGAGATTCTCTCGGGTTACATCTACTACTTCTACTGGGATCGGATGGACCCGAAGACACACGTGAGGATCGGGGTCATTTATGGGATCGCCGCCTGGGGCTCGCTGCTTATCATCAATGGGATCCTGGCCTTCATGCTGACGCCGGGCGATTGGCTGACAACCCGTTCATTCTGGGATGGCTGGCTCAATCCGGGAGTCTGGCCGTCGCTGGTTCTCCGCACGATCTCGTCTTTGGCGCTGGCCGGGCTGTTCATCGCCGTCGTGGCCAACATCAAGCCGGGCGACGAGGTCGAAAAGCGGCGTCATGTCATCAACGAGGGCTCGATCTTCCTCGTGCCGCTGGCGCTGATGCTGCCCGTCTCGATCTGGTTCTTCGCCGTTTCTCCCGCTCCGGCGACTCGTCTGGTCTTGGGCGGGGCGGTGGCGATGACGATGTTCTTCATGTTCGGCTTGGTGGCTTCGACCCTGATCGGTCTATACGCGTACTGGGGCCTGCTCAAGAACCGCCGCTCGGTGCATCTGGAAACAGCGCTTCTCCTCACCGCGATTGCCCTGATTGCGACCGGGGCGATGGAGTACATGCGCGAGGGAATGCGCAAACCGTATGTCGTGTACGGCTACATGTACGCCAACGGCCTGACCCAGGCGCAGATGCAGACCATCAACCAATCCGGCTTCTTTGCCACGCAGCCGGTGATCGCGCAGGGGATCAATCCCGACCGTCTGTCCCCGGTGGAGCGCGGGCGTCTGATCTTCCGCGGCCAGTGTGGGCGTTGCCACACGATCGACGGGTACAATGCGATTCGTCCGCTGGTCGAGTCGTGGACGCCGGAGATGATCCGCGACAACACGCGCCAATTGCAGCGGCTGCGCGGCTTCATGCCGCCTTTCGCCGGAACTGACGCCGATCTGGAGGATCTGGTCGCCTATTTGTCGACGCTGCGGTCGGCGCAGTGGTCGGCGACGGTGAGTCAGAGGGAGGCGGGGCAATGA
- a CDS encoding YigZ family protein has product MSRPGTVDSDALRTVDAAADASLLVQGSKFIAHLAPVATTADADSILTLRQRRYPDATHHCWAYRLGRPEPLIERSSDAGEPSGTAGRPIADELRRAELENVVCVVTRYFGGTKLGTGGLVRAYAAAARGAIDAATITTRTVVQNVTIDFDFDRTGVVFHTLGQFGVHLVPGAYDSRAHGTAKVPLSKVTTLCQRLAELAPSGVELSLGEREIL; this is encoded by the coding sequence ATGTCGCGCCCTGGCACGGTTGACAGCGATGCCCTTCGGACGGTGGACGCAGCAGCCGACGCCTCTCTCCTGGTGCAAGGATCGAAGTTCATCGCCCATCTGGCGCCGGTGGCGACAACCGCCGATGCCGATTCCATCCTGACGCTGCGGCAGCGTCGTTACCCCGATGCCACTCATCACTGCTGGGCCTACCGGTTGGGTCGACCGGAGCCGTTGATCGAACGCTCATCCGATGCCGGAGAGCCATCGGGGACAGCCGGGAGACCGATTGCCGATGAACTCCGCCGGGCGGAATTGGAGAATGTCGTCTGTGTGGTGACCCGCTATTTCGGCGGGACGAAACTCGGCACCGGGGGATTGGTGCGCGCCTATGCCGCCGCCGCCCGTGGCGCCATCGATGCGGCCACGATCACCACGCGCACGGTCGTGCAGAATGTGACGATCGACTTCGACTTTGACCGCACAGGGGTTGTCTTCCACACATTGGGACAATTCGGTGTGCATCTGGTCCCCGGCGCGTATGATTCCCGTGCACACGGGACCGCAAAGGTGCCGTTGTCGAAAGTCACGACCCTCTGCCAACGCTTGGCCGAACTGGCACCGAGCGGCGTCGAGTTGAGCTTGGGCGAACGGGAAATTCTCTGA